The Agelaius phoeniceus isolate bAgePho1 chromosome 4, bAgePho1.hap1, whole genome shotgun sequence genome includes a region encoding these proteins:
- the PPP1R3B gene encoding protein phosphatase 1 regulatory subunit 3B — protein MHCARVLDYFPHKQAMAVDVAMQLYLCSSPLRREKCACNIAPKASKPLRPCIQLSSKAALKGPGEAANSFPHSKAKKRVSFADSRGFALTMVKVFSEFEDPLDIPFNITELIDNIVGLTTVEKDSFVLDFVQPSVDYLDFRNRLQTDCVCLENCMLKEKSIVGTVKVKNLAFEKTVKIRMTFDTWKSFVDHPCQYVRDTYGGSDQDTFSFDISLPEGIQSHERVEFAISFECDGKVYWDNNRGTNYRVIRSELKSAQEAVRPPQAPDFGSAFDRFGSPRCSYGLFPEWPSYSGYEKLGPYY, from the exons ATGCACTGCGCCAG AGTGTTAGACTATTTCCCTCACAAGCAAGCAATGGCTGTGGACGTGGCCATGCAGCTGTACCTGTGCTCCTCACCCTTGCGCAGAGAGAAGTGCGCCTGCAATATTGCTCCAAAGGCCAGCAAGCCGCTGCGGCCCTGTATCCAGCTGAGCAGCAAGGCTGCCCTGAAGGGCCCAGGAGAGGCAGCAAACTCCTTCCCACACAGCAAGGCGAAGAAGAGGGTGTCCTTTGCAGATAGCAGAGGCTTTGCTCTGACCATGGTGAAGGTGTTCTCGGAGTTTGAGGATCCGCTAGATATTCCTTTCAACATCACAGAGCTGATAGACAACATCGTGGGCCTGACAACCGTGGAGAAGGACAGCTTCGTCCTGGATTTTGTTCAACCCTCCGTAGACTACCTGGACTTCAGAAACCGCCTCCAGACAGACTGTGTCTGTCTGGAAAACTGCATGCTAAAGGAGAAATCTATTGTGGGAACGGTGAAGGTGAAGAACCTCGCTTTTGAAAAGACGGTGAAGATCCGGATGACGTTTGACACGTGGAAAAGCTTTGTAGATCACCCGTGCCAGTACGTCAGGGATACGTACGGAGGGTCGGACCAGGACACGTTTTCCTTTGACATCAGCTTGCCTGAGGGGATTCAATCACATGAAAGAGTTGAGTTTGCCATTTCCTTTGAGTGCGATGGGAAGGTGTACTGGGACAACAACAGGGGCACAAATTACAGGGTCATACGGTCAGAACTGAAGTCTGCCCAGGAAGCTGTCCGTCCCCCTCAGGCTCCTGACTTTGGCAGTGCATTTGACCGGTTTGGGAGCCCTCGGTGCTCCTATGGCCTCTTTCCTGAGTGGCCCAGTTATTCAGGCTATGAGAAGCTCGGGCCCTACTACTGA